AAAGCTCGAATGGATCCTTGTTGGCGACCGAGTGAAGAGAGGAGATTTAAATGAGCATGATGAGCACTAGAgtttccatgttttttgacCACTTGAAATGGACTTAATCCAGGAACAGTGACTGAATGGTATGCCAGAAGACTACCTGTTGACTCCTCAATTGcctagaaaatcaaatatatattGGTTTCCGTTATTAATTAGAActgaatattttgtttttacatgaAGACGTTGCAAAACACTTTCAAATTCCGATACCCCTCGAGGAAGGTTGGCTGCTATGGTCTCTATTTCTTCGACTAGTTGATCAGAATCAATATCGGGGACAACCTACAGCCCAAAAGTAATCAAATTGATCATTAacttaatgaaaatttttatgagTTTGACACAAACCTGTAACAATGATCGTTCAGGTGATGAAGATGGAAGATTCCCTGTGGCTATAGTAGAATCTAGAGCATGGACTACTTGGTGGGCCTTTAGTCTTTGGTGAGGATTCagattcaataatttttgaacCAGACGAGTTGTACTGTCTGAAACACGGCCATCTCTAGATTTGCATCAAGTtaggtttttaaaattattttaagaattcagattttatttcatcaaacCTTGGAATGGTAAAGTCGgccgcttttatttttcggaaGAGCTCCTGAGGCACCGAATCGTAGAATGGAAACTGACCATAGAGCATAGTAAACAAAACTACACCAAGAGCCCACATATCAGAAGGCTTTCCTGTATCCAAGagtaaatttaataaacgtctatcaagaagaaagaaaaagttacatACCCAAATACGGTTTGCCGCTTAAAACGTCTGGAGAAATGTAAGCTGGAGATCCTCGCTGATCTCGTAACAGATCTTCCTCGTTGGCTAGGTGCTTTCCCAGACAGAAATTGATGAGCGTTATACGACGGTTTTGGCGATTCAACACTAAATTCCCCAGTTTCAAATCTCTGTGGACAATGTTCCTCTATAATTACATACAAACGGATTCAttttaataatgaaattcttgataaaaatattaaaaacactATATCTACCTGGTGAAGGCTGTTGACAACAGATACAATTTCCCTAAATATCCAAAGGCTTTCTTGCTCAGTCAACTTTTTCTCCTTGATGACATACTGCTGGAGATTGACATAGTTGTGGGAGTGGGGACAAAAGTCATTGGGTGAGAGGCAATCAAGAACAAGATTTAGCCTCTTAACTTTCTTCCCAGTAATGACTACAGTTCCATTTCGAAGCTCTTGTTCCTCATAGGCCAAATCCTGAATTAATTTGAATGTTGTGTTAACACTTGAGGAGACTAGATTGATTGATGACATCATACTTTAAAAAACCCATGGTGATGGATGACTCCAGGTTGATCATGCAGAAGGGACAAGAGACTATATTCTGTTAACAGCAACATTTTCCCCTGTTTTTCATCCTGAGTTTCTTCATTAAGGGTTTTCATTATAAGcatctaaaaaataattatttaaaattgtgGACATAAAATATCGCTATTGCTATTGCTAACCCACTTTGAGTGTGTAAAATTCATCGGTTTTTGATCTCCTTGCCAAACATTGTGTAATGCTGCGGACAGGAGAGTTTCCCAGTCTAGGCCCTATGACAAAAGGTCCTGCTCTTTTCACCTCTTTTTCATTATGCAATTCCCCCACGTGATAGACAGTAGTTGAAGTTTGACCTGGAAAAGACCCTACAGAGccaaaaaatacattaaacaAAATACTTTGGAAAAACAAGAGACCCATTCTTCGCGTTACCAGAAAagaattgtttctttgttgttccggctccatcatcatcagaagCCGATCGTTTcatgattgaaaatttgttaaatgaCAATGTCTAacagtttatttttaacgtaAAAATTCTCAAACGTCAAAGAAAAGTTCTGTAACTTTCATTTCATGTTTCATCACCTCCGCTCATtcaatgagaaaaataaaaacaagaattagGACCACCTCAGCAAGAGTTTAATACTACATTGTATCCCTCCGCCGTTGtaaccgtttttcttttctttttttttgtaaaaaaattatataaattcCTATAAAGACTCATTAGAACTATGTAGCGGAATGAGCTGTATTCAATCACGTAcgtttaaatatttcaattgtaATAGTCGAGTTTGAAGGATAGGGTGAATTCGTTATTCATCCGATATTGCCTTGTCATATTGAATCGCCTCTGGGTACGGGGAGAGAGTATAGCAGTAGCAGACAAGAACCCAATGGCTGTTCTGTTCTAAGGGGAACGAGACATGTcgaacttgtgtgtgtgtgtataagtGTGTGTGGTTCTCTCAGTTTTCGTTTAAGTTTATGCAAAATGGACATCAAACCCTACGCAAATCAAAGTAGACAAAGTGATGGACCTTCTTCTGTGACAGCAGGTAAGATTGGAAAACATGTAGAGTGTAGAACATATTTGTAATGGCGAGTGAAACTCTCTGTTTGCCCTCCCCTTGTTTGGTCGCCTTCTCACAGAACTCTACTTCTTGATCGCCCGATTACTCAGCCATGGGCCTTGCCAAAATGCTTCTGAGGTGATATTTCATCATTATGATTGTTTGAATCGAATTGAGTTTGGCTAAACTGACTCGTCTTTTTGTCTCGTTCGTGTGATCCGCCGATGGACCTAGGCGCTGCAACGGGAGTTGGAGATGCATGGGGTGAGTGCATAGCAATACTTTGACCTTGCCTATGTTTTCACATACAGACAAGTGTAAAGGGTCCGTCCGTTCGAGTCCGCGTCGCAACGTGGACTGCACGTGCTTTTCCATCCACCAAAACATTACATACACCTGAAATGATGcctatttttagttttgtttctatttaaaTCTTATTGGTTTGTTTCTTGTCCCATTATCTGTCGCCGAACCGATCAATGATCCCGTTTTTCGACTCTAAgattcattttccattttatcattttcagtTGTTACCGAAAAGGATCGATTGGCTCGGGAATGAACACGATCAAACTTATGCCCAAGTGGTAAGttttcattcatcatttttaaGTTGAATTGTCAATCGCAAGTACGTGGTGGTTTCAGTTGAGTCATGGTGAcgtgaaaaacaaatcttgtCTACGGTTATTCTATGGGAAACATCAAACTAGAAAGCGAATGAGAAAGTAAgagaggagggggggagggaTTCTCGAGAAATTAATTCTGAAATGCTCAGCTCGGAACGAAGATACTTTTTTGCGCCGTTACGGTTCTCTCTGTTGTCCCCCGAAAGGGGAAACATGGCGGACCCTGCGCACGAGAAAAGACTCGCGAGCACAGGAGAGAGCACACGCCCCTCGGGCTATATTCTCATGATCAAAGCTCGACTCTCATTGGTCGAGACTAAAAGCCATAGCCAAGCTATACCCGAGACACGCTAAATATATCCATAGTGTACATCTATGCGGATGTAAGCCGGAAATCGGtgaaattttaatcattttaaattataggtttttaatgtttttttttttcctgattcaCTTATTTAGTGCCAAAGTTTCTCACATGTTGGTCCCAACCACTTGTTGGAATTGTGTAGGCGATTAGGTCCCTTGGTAGACAAAGAAGTGCCGACCAATGTCCAAGGTGTTCACTCATTATTGGGCGCCGGACGACAGTCAATCCTCCGTCGCAAAGAGGGTAaagaacaaatagtttttatcAAGCAATTTCAGATAAttaacgtttttttaaattattatattCAGATATCATCAGGAAGCTCCATCGCGAGCATTATGTTGTTCGTCAGAACAAAAGACCACGGTTGTTTCCGCATGACATCGCCCACCCACCTAATAATGGTAAAATagattattattgttataatTTTAAAGGATAATgacttgattttattttattgtatcgCAAAGTGCCCTTGTTGTTGGGTCGTGAGTTTACGGGAGCTATTGACACACAGAGTGCAACACCCGCTAAACTTTATAGCCGTGTTCAACTGTTTTGCCGCACTCTCGGCCACCTTTCAGCTGTCTATTGCGTCCTTTTTGATCGGACCGGCCAATATATTTTTACGGTGTGTTGGATATCTTCATTATTGaagtataaattttattaaatattaaatcaattacTTGCAGGGAGCTGATGATTTATTGATCAAAATATGGAGTGTTGTTACGGGTCGCTTGTTAGCTACTTTACGCGGTGCCTCAGCTGAGATTGCCGATCTCGCTGTCAGTTGCGACAACACGCTACTGGCTGCCGGATCGTGTGACAAAATTGTCCGCGTGTGGTGCCTTCGCACTACTGCACCTGTAAGTgcataaatttattgatcatTTTTAGCGCATTTCAATTGTAATCGTTCAATATTTTTGCAGATTGCAGTGTTGACTGGTCATGGAGGTACAATCACTTCCATCAACTTTTGTCCCGCCGATAGAGGTTCCGTCCGTTACCTGGCTTCGACTAGTTCCGACGGCTCCGTCTCCTTCTGGGAATATGTCACAGAACCGGGCCAGACACCGAAATTcttgtaagtttaattttggGTGgcattaaattgaaattgttctaATCCAAGTATTTCCGTTTTCAGTCCACGACCACACAAGTTCAATGAGAAGATTCGACCAGGTCAGGCTCAGATGTTGTGCGCTTCTTTTAGCCCTGGTGGATCGTTCATGGCTACAGGTTGTGCAGATCACCACGTCAGGTACAACTTTAAAAAACGACTAATTTAAGATGGAGGATAGAGAAAGACAATGAATGGATTGTTTTACTTCTTAGGGTGTACGCAATGTTTGGACAAGAAGGTCCGGAGCGTATTCTTGAGCAGGAAGCTCATTCGGATCGAGTAGATTCCATCCAGTGGGCCAACACAGGTCTGCGCTTCATTTCAGGAAGCAAGGATGGCTCAGCTTTGATCTGGCGTTACGAGAAACAAGAGTGGCGAACCGTCCGGTTACGGATGAGCTGCCGGCTTGAAGGAGCCAGCACTGCAACAGCCGAAGAACTGAGCCAGAAACTTAAAGTGACAATGGTTACGTGGAGCCGCGATGATCGTTACCTCATTACAGCCGTCAGTGACTTTTCCATCAAAATTTGGGATTCCTCTACTGGTAAGATACTAAGATTGTGGCAATCTAATTTGACAGTTGgagtaaataatttttgttgtccCCAGGAATTTTGCATAAAGAGCTGAGAGGACACGAAGGCGAGGCGTTTGTTTTGGAACCTCATCCGTTCGATCCCAATGTGCTATTGAGTGCCGGGCATGATGGTCGCTTATTGATTTGGGATATGGCTAAAGGCGAAGTGATGAAATCATTCTTGAACTTCATCGATGGGCAAGGACATGGGGCAGTTTTTGACGCCAAATGGAATCCGTCTGGTTCAACTATTGCAGCCACAGACTCGCATGGTCATTTATCAATCTACGGCATCGGTAAGTTCTAATGATGTTACAACTACAGACCCTGATTTGACGtctttattattgattttttaggGCCCAGTGAATCCTTCAAAAAATTGCCTAAAGCCATCTTCTTCCACACGGATTACCGACCATTGATTCGCGATGCCCATCACCATGTACTGGATGAGCAAACGCAATTGGCGCCCCACCTGATGCCTCCTCCTTTCCTGGTTGATAGCGAAGGCAATCCTTATCCTCCCAACATGCAAAGGTTGGTGCCTGGCCGTGAAAATCTCAAGGATGATCAGCTGGTCCCTACTGTGGTGGTCAATGCAAACGGGGAGCAAGAAATTTTAGCTGGTGTGGAAGTTCTTCCACCTCCTGGTGATGAGGTCCCTAACAATCCGCCAGCTGTCGTTACACCGCCACAGCCCACTCCTCAGCGCACTCGTTCCAATATCGATCAAATGATTGCCGAGCTGGCCCAGCAACAAGAGAGACAAAGAAACCGACCTCGCTCATCCACCACGGCTGCAGTGGCTGCAGCTGCCGTCCCTTCCACTTCCACCGCTCCGCCAAACAGCGATCACTCTTACACATCTCGTACACCTCATACCGCCCACAGCCGCCCATTACTGGTCGCATCAGGCAGTGGCAACTCTCCTAGAGCCTCCGTTACACCTGAACCAGAGCCGGGTGAGGCCGCCGACGAAGCTCCTGAAGATGATGACTCTGTCAACCTCTCGACTGAAGCTACTGCATCGGAATCCTTGCCTGGTTTCAGCCGACGCGTCATTGTTAAACCGCTTACTATCGGACAACTGATCAGCATTAAAAACGAAAGGCAAGGATGTGCGGATGAGGAAGTGACTCTATTCTACCAGGAAGTCCAACGCAAGTCGCCCACCATCTTCCTAAACACATCGGTCTCTCCGGGTATCACCGCCTTGTTGGCAGCTCGTTCCCGTGGTGTCAGTGATGACGGCTGGTCGCCTTCCCGCCCTCGACGCGCTCATTCCTCGCGCCCACCTCGAACTTATCAACGAGAACGCAATGTGGTCTCCTCGCCTGCCCGTTCACGAATGCCGCCTGTTTCACCTGCAAGGCGGACTTCTGCTGCTGTTATGGCTCCGCCTCAACCGAACAACCAGCACAACTACAGGACCAGAGCTAATCGAACAACCAACGGAACCAGAGAACGTGTCAGAGAAGGTGCCAGTGACGGAACTAGGGAAAGAAGCCGGCGCGTCGTACGAAGAGTTGTGTCGACTGATGAAGACGAACAGGTGGACGTCGAAGTTGAAGAGAGAAGAAGCAGCCGTCGCACTTCACCAAGGGATAATGACACCGGGGACGAGGAAGAAACTCGTCAGAC
The sequence above is a segment of the Daphnia pulex isolate KAP4 chromosome 11, ASM2113471v1 genome. Coding sequences within it:
- the LOC124207601 gene encoding serine/threonine-protein kinase 40-like, which gives rise to MKRSASDDDGAGTTKKQFFSGSFPGQTSTTVYHVGELHNEKEVKRAGPFVIGPRLGNSPVRSITQCLARRSKTDEFYTLKMLIMKTLNEETQDEKQGKMLLLTEYSLLSLLHDQPGVIHHHGFFKDLAYEEQELRNGTVVITGKKVKRLNLVLDCLSPNDFCPHSHNYVNLQQYVIKEKKLTEQESLWIFREIVSVVNSLHQRNIVHRDLKLGNLVLNRQNRRITLINFCLGKHLANEEDLLRDQRGSPAYISPDVLSGKPYLGKPSDMWALGVVLFTMLYGQFPFYDSVPQELFRKIKAADFTIPRDGRVSDSTTRLVQKLLNLNPHQRLKAHQVVHALDSTIATGNLPSSSPERSLLQVVPDIDSDQLVEEIETIAANLPRGVSEFESVLQRLHAIEESTGSLLAYHSVTVPGLSPFQVVKKHGNSSAHHAHLNLLSSLGRQQGSIRALSTEQMNRYRHLLPPRMMTPHQQFHEGTSATAVQRIASFSSYVAQSPPSSSSLPQSAQSLRVVNPAFFPPNFLTQRLQQLQQQQQHAQQQPPAPAPAPLASINGTRRIAIDSPISSSSRQEDPSEEPD